The following are from one region of the Bactrocera oleae isolate idBacOlea1 chromosome 6, idBacOlea1, whole genome shotgun sequence genome:
- the Gdap1 gene encoding ganglioside-induced differentiation-associated protein 1, protein MSENNVDRSATSQTTLTHPSTTAPAPALKEFTAPQFKDDSLVLYFHPYNFYSQKVILILYEKNIDFVPYAIDLANGEQYSTWFLNLNPKGDVPVLQDGTFVIPDSNHIISYVENKYRGDIHSALKPRGNSADEFKKMEFYDSIINQLPIGALSLGSFIHDDLKLTPKPPFIGPIRKSCLKNNEKVYELLKRSIEDAETNKSGLLRKLDIQDRRKRLIQSRVEFQKILDAVNNVLRYIDNDFTENPGREWLISNEYSLADVSFGLLLHRLYQLGFENYYWSYGKLPYVESYFLRFKKRPTYQKLMPSNFKILKDIWQNTPANYKIGAGAGFLGMAMFAALAHK, encoded by the exons atgagtGAAAATAATGTTGACAGATCTGCAACATCCCAAACAACGCTAACTCATCCATCGACAACTGCACCAGCACCAGCATTGAAGGAGTTTACAGCTCCTCAATTTAAAGACGACAGTTTAGTACTTTACTTCCATCCCTATAACTTCTATTCACAAAAA gttATTCTGATACTTTACGAGAAGAATATCGACTTTGTGCCATATGCTATTGATTTAGCTAACGGCGAACAGTATTCTACATGGTTCCTTAACCTCAATCCAAAGGGAGATGTGCCGGTGCTGCAAGATGGCACTTTTGTAATACCAGATTCCAATCACATTATCAGTTAtgtggaaaataaatatagagGAG ATATCCATAGCGCATTGAAGCCTCGGGGAAACAGTGCCGACGAATTCAAGAAAATGGAATTCTACGACAGCATAATCAATCAATTACCCATAGGTGCACTAAGTTTGGGCTCTTTCATCCACGACGATCTAAAGTTGACACCTAAACCGCCATTTATTGGTCCAATTCGTAAATCGTGTCTGA aaaataatgaGAAAGTTTATGAACTATTGAAAAGATCCATCGAAGATGCCGAAACCAATAAATCGGGTCTGCTGCGCAAACTTGATATACAAGATAGACGCAAACGTTTAATTCAATCTCGGGTTGAATTTCAGAAAATACTCGATGCCGTCAACAATGTTTTACGATACATCGACAATGACTTCACGGAAAATCCTGGACGCGAATGGTTGATTTCGAACGAGTATTCTTTAGCCGATGTTAGTTTTGGATTATTATTACATAGGCTTTATCAGTTGGGATTCGAAAACTACTATTGGTCATATGGTAAATTACCATATGTAGAAAGTTATTTTCTGCGATTCAAAAAACGTCCTACATATCAAAAACTGATGCCGAGCAATTTTAAAATACTCAAAGACATCTGGCAGAATACACcagcaaattataaaattggTGCCGGTGCAGGATTTTTGGGTATGGCTATGTTCGCTGCTCTTgctcataaataa
- the Fitm gene encoding acyl-coenzyme A diphosphatase FITM2 yields MATKRRPLRTNAAGPSSSNMNFRPGGPDVKRAEAKGTRPTAAPISVREILVMMVMHACKKTIFFDTNLKVALYLGSLFLVSLIGDFIPFPKTYFARSDNLFNVYFVKVGWGWTLILTVPFLAMTSYTLCCGDMKKMLQHHIPRIVIATFFWLFWTKMFNIIETSYGRCTVKGFGTKSACLKAGHLWNGFDISGHAFILIHSSLVLIEEARPIIKWESIKDYLRNEIHDRSISEHSSTNPLRHLSEEDMRNLQLLYDRLTPIIRTLFIGMATLQLLWDVMLVGTMLYYHHMVEKVISGIIAILTWYFTYRFWYRTSLLPDPAGSGSFFYQRENKDTFVYGRRPTMTATGPTVNVGSRGNMASGAFGGLAAQPTFMGMPLYMNTRTTTTSGGGVQTAANNHGVDINL; encoded by the exons atgGCTACAAAACGACGACCTTTGCGTACGAACGCCGCCGGTCCGAGTTCCTCCAATATGAATTTTAGACCGGGTGGTCCAGATGTAAAAAGAGCGGAGGCTAAAGGTACTCGACCTACTGCGGCCCCAATTAGCGTTAGGGAGATACTTGTTATGATGGTTATGCATGCATGTAAAAAGACAATTTTCTTTGATACCAATCTAAAAGTAGCGCTATACTTGGGTAGTTTGTTCTTGGTGTCGTTGATCGGCGATTTTATACCGTTTCCAAAAACGTACTTTGCGCGTTCAGATAATTTGTTCAATGTGTACTTTGTAAAAGTTGGTTGGGGTTGGACACTAATTCTAACAGTGCCATTCCTAGCAATGACATCGTATACTTTATGTTGTGGAGACATGAAAAAAATGCTTCAGCATCATATCCCTCGAATAGTCATTGCTACGTTCTTTTGGCTGTTCTGGactaaaatgtttaatataatcGAAACATCTTATGGACGTTGCACAGTGAAAG gtttCGGAACAAAATCTGCCTGTCTGAAGGCAGGTCACTTATGGAATGGTTTTGATATATCAGGACACGCATTTATTTTAATCCATTCGAGCTTAGTTTTAATTGAAGAAGCTCGCCCCATCATTAAGTGGGAGTCCATTAAAGATTACCTTCGCAATGAAATACACGATCGAAGTATTTCCGAGCATTCAAGCACAAATCCATTAAGACATCTATCTGAAGAAGATATGCGCAATCTTCAATTACTTTATGATCGACTAACGCCAATTATACGAACATTATTTATTGGCATGGCGACCCTACAATTATTATGGGATGTAATGTTAGTTGGCACTATGCTTTATTATCATCACATGGTAGAAAAAGTAATTAGTGGCATAATTGCCATATTGACATGGTATTTTACTTACCGATTTTGGTATCGCACAAGTTTATTACCAGATCCAGCTGGTAGTGGATCATTCTTTTACCAACGAGAGAACAAAGATACTTTTGTTTATGGCAGACGCCCAACTATGACAGCAACTGGACCTACTGTCAATGTCGGAAGTCGAGGCAATATGGCGAGTGGAGCCTTCGGCGGATTGGCAGCACAACCCACATTTATGGGTATGCCACTGTATATGAATACACGGACTACGACCACGAGTGGTGGCGGCGTCCAAACTGCTGCAAACAATCACGGCGTAGATATAAACTTATAG
- the RhoGAP68F gene encoding rho GTPase-activating protein 68F isoform X4, giving the protein MDITLGNVHTTSRLPGPAINPVVENSEEPQPSLSDLHDFEPKLEFDDTELLSPPPLQNVMVDDFVLAEDEDIEPAEIVNPLEDDFDQLRESEAIVSVKNRCDFLGTDKQGRHIFAIYASRFPEKSQMEKFICDVIKEIEPFVENDYILVYFHQGLREHSKPSAQLLWNSYKELDRNFRKNLKNLYVVHPTLFIRFIWKFFSPFISGKFRQKLVYISSLDELRQALGLSKIKVPDSVCDFDEQLFRSKGTSSSFVYGYGGGNNNIAKQMANTVQFGAPLKFIVSNSPCLNSIPPIVRKCVDSLSITGMIDTEGIFRRSGNHSEIIALKERVNRGEDVDLSNVNVHVIAGLLKSFLRDLSEPLLTFELYDDITSFLDWQKEERSRNVTQLIREKLPEENYELFKYLVEFLVRVMECEDLNKMTSSNLAIVFGPNFLWSNRNNTTLEDIRPINAFIDFVLQNHKDIYLIDVNQRHTPIG; this is encoded by the exons ATGGATATTACGTTAGGAAATGTCCATACAACCTCTCGCCTGCCTG GACCAGCAATAAATCCGGTGGTGGAAAACTCCGAAGAGCCTCAGCCGAGCTTGTCAGACTTGCATGATTTTGAACCTAAATTGGAGTTTGACGATACAGAATTACTATCGCCACCACCGTTGCAAA atGTTATGGTTGACGATTTCGTATTAGCGGAAG ACGAAGACATCGAGCCTGCAGAGATAGTGAATCCGCTAGAAGACGATTTCGATCAGTTAAGGGAG TCGGAAGCTATTGTTAGCGTTAAAAACAGATGCGATTTTCTTGGCACTGACAAGCAGGGTAGGCatatatttgcaatttatgCATCACGGTTTCCTGAGAAATCTCAAATGGAAAAATTTATCTG TGATGTTATAAAAGAAATTGAACCATTTGTAGAGAATGATTATATTCTCGTATATTTTCATCAAGGTCTAAGGGAACATAGCAAACCATCGGCTCAATTGCTTTGGAATTCTTATAAAGAATTAGACcgcaattttcgaaaaaatctcaaaaatctATATGTAGTCCATCCTACATTATTTATTCgttttatttggaaattttttagcCCATTTATTAGCGGCAAGTTTCGACAAAAACTCGTATATATTTCCAGTTTAGATGAATTACGCCAAGCATTGGGTCTATCAAAAATAAAGGTACCCGATAGCGTATGCGATTTCGACGAGCAATTATTTCGCAGTAAAGGCACCTCGTCTAGCTTTGTATACGGATACGGTGGAGGGAACAACAACATAGCAAAACAAATGGCCAACACAGTGCAGTTTGGCGCACCTCTCAAATTCATCGTATCCAATAGCCCATGTCTCAACTCCATACCACCAATAGTACGAAAATGCGTCGATTCTCTGTCCATCACAGGCATGATCGACACAGAGGGTATATTTCGCCGTTCAGGAAATCATTCCGAGATAATTGCATTAAAAGAGCGAGTTAATAGGGGAGAAGATGTGGACTTGTCAAATGTTAATGTTCACGTCATTGCTGGCTTGCTGAAAAGCTTCTTGCGGGATCTAAGTGAGCCACTACTTACATTCGAGTTGTACGATGACATCACTAGTTTCCTGG ATTGGCAAAAGGAGGAACGCTCTCGTAATGTGACGCAGCTTATTAGGGAAAAACTACCTGAAGAAAACTATGAGCTTTTTAAATACTTAGTCGAATTTCTAGTCCGC GTGATGGAATGTGAGGATCTAAACAAAATGACGTCGTCAAATTTAGCTATTGTATTCGGTCCGAACTTTTTATGGTCGAACAGGAACAACACCACCTTGGAGGATATCCGACCGATAAATGCATTTATTGATTTTGTATTGCAAAATCACAAGGACATTTATCTGATCGATGTCAATCAACGTCATACACCCATCGGCTGA
- the RhoGAP68F gene encoding rho GTPase-activating protein 68F isoform X3 produces the protein MDITLGNVHTTSRLPGPAINPVVENSEEPQPSLSDLHDFEPKLEFDDTELLSPPPLQKDVMVDDFVLAEDEDIEPAEIVNPLEDDFDQLRESEAIVSVKNRCDFLGTDKQGRHIFAIYASRFPEKSQMEKFICDVIKEIEPFVENDYILVYFHQGLREHSKPSAQLLWNSYKELDRNFRKNLKNLYVVHPTLFIRFIWKFFSPFISGKFRQKLVYISSLDELRQALGLSKIKVPDSVCDFDEQLFRSKGTSSSFVYGYGGGNNNIAKQMANTVQFGAPLKFIVSNSPCLNSIPPIVRKCVDSLSITGMIDTEGIFRRSGNHSEIIALKERVNRGEDVDLSNVNVHVIAGLLKSFLRDLSEPLLTFELYDDITSFLDWQKEERSRNVTQLIREKLPEENYELFKYLVEFLVRVMECEDLNKMTSSNLAIVFGPNFLWSNRNNTTLEDIRPINAFIDFVLQNHKDIYLIDVNQRHTPIG, from the exons ATGGATATTACGTTAGGAAATGTCCATACAACCTCTCGCCTGCCTG GACCAGCAATAAATCCGGTGGTGGAAAACTCCGAAGAGCCTCAGCCGAGCTTGTCAGACTTGCATGATTTTGAACCTAAATTGGAGTTTGACGATACAGAATTACTATCGCCACCACCGTTGCAAA aagatGTTATGGTTGACGATTTCGTATTAGCGGAAG ACGAAGACATCGAGCCTGCAGAGATAGTGAATCCGCTAGAAGACGATTTCGATCAGTTAAGGGAG TCGGAAGCTATTGTTAGCGTTAAAAACAGATGCGATTTTCTTGGCACTGACAAGCAGGGTAGGCatatatttgcaatttatgCATCACGGTTTCCTGAGAAATCTCAAATGGAAAAATTTATCTG TGATGTTATAAAAGAAATTGAACCATTTGTAGAGAATGATTATATTCTCGTATATTTTCATCAAGGTCTAAGGGAACATAGCAAACCATCGGCTCAATTGCTTTGGAATTCTTATAAAGAATTAGACcgcaattttcgaaaaaatctcaaaaatctATATGTAGTCCATCCTACATTATTTATTCgttttatttggaaattttttagcCCATTTATTAGCGGCAAGTTTCGACAAAAACTCGTATATATTTCCAGTTTAGATGAATTACGCCAAGCATTGGGTCTATCAAAAATAAAGGTACCCGATAGCGTATGCGATTTCGACGAGCAATTATTTCGCAGTAAAGGCACCTCGTCTAGCTTTGTATACGGATACGGTGGAGGGAACAACAACATAGCAAAACAAATGGCCAACACAGTGCAGTTTGGCGCACCTCTCAAATTCATCGTATCCAATAGCCCATGTCTCAACTCCATACCACCAATAGTACGAAAATGCGTCGATTCTCTGTCCATCACAGGCATGATCGACACAGAGGGTATATTTCGCCGTTCAGGAAATCATTCCGAGATAATTGCATTAAAAGAGCGAGTTAATAGGGGAGAAGATGTGGACTTGTCAAATGTTAATGTTCACGTCATTGCTGGCTTGCTGAAAAGCTTCTTGCGGGATCTAAGTGAGCCACTACTTACATTCGAGTTGTACGATGACATCACTAGTTTCCTGG ATTGGCAAAAGGAGGAACGCTCTCGTAATGTGACGCAGCTTATTAGGGAAAAACTACCTGAAGAAAACTATGAGCTTTTTAAATACTTAGTCGAATTTCTAGTCCGC GTGATGGAATGTGAGGATCTAAACAAAATGACGTCGTCAAATTTAGCTATTGTATTCGGTCCGAACTTTTTATGGTCGAACAGGAACAACACCACCTTGGAGGATATCCGACCGATAAATGCATTTATTGATTTTGTATTGCAAAATCACAAGGACATTTATCTGATCGATGTCAATCAACGTCATACACCCATCGGCTGA
- the RhoGAP68F gene encoding rho GTPase-activating protein 68F isoform X1 yields MDITLGNVHTTSRLPGPAINPVVENSEEPQPSLSDLHDFEPKLEFDDTELLSPPPLQKDVMVDDFVLAEDEDIEPAEIVNPLEDDFDQLREEQSEAIVSVKNRCDFLGTDKQGRHIFAIYASRFPEKSQMEKFICDVIKEIEPFVENDYILVYFHQGLREHSKPSAQLLWNSYKELDRNFRKNLKNLYVVHPTLFIRFIWKFFSPFISGKFRQKLVYISSLDELRQALGLSKIKVPDSVCDFDEQLFRSKGTSSSFVYGYGGGNNNIAKQMANTVQFGAPLKFIVSNSPCLNSIPPIVRKCVDSLSITGMIDTEGIFRRSGNHSEIIALKERVNRGEDVDLSNVNVHVIAGLLKSFLRDLSEPLLTFELYDDITSFLDWQKEERSRNVTQLIREKLPEENYELFKYLVEFLVRVMECEDLNKMTSSNLAIVFGPNFLWSNRNNTTLEDIRPINAFIDFVLQNHKDIYLIDVNQRHTPIG; encoded by the exons ATGGATATTACGTTAGGAAATGTCCATACAACCTCTCGCCTGCCTG GACCAGCAATAAATCCGGTGGTGGAAAACTCCGAAGAGCCTCAGCCGAGCTTGTCAGACTTGCATGATTTTGAACCTAAATTGGAGTTTGACGATACAGAATTACTATCGCCACCACCGTTGCAAA aagatGTTATGGTTGACGATTTCGTATTAGCGGAAG ACGAAGACATCGAGCCTGCAGAGATAGTGAATCCGCTAGAAGACGATTTCGATCAGTTAAGGGAG GAACAGTCGGAAGCTATTGTTAGCGTTAAAAACAGATGCGATTTTCTTGGCACTGACAAGCAGGGTAGGCatatatttgcaatttatgCATCACGGTTTCCTGAGAAATCTCAAATGGAAAAATTTATCTG TGATGTTATAAAAGAAATTGAACCATTTGTAGAGAATGATTATATTCTCGTATATTTTCATCAAGGTCTAAGGGAACATAGCAAACCATCGGCTCAATTGCTTTGGAATTCTTATAAAGAATTAGACcgcaattttcgaaaaaatctcaaaaatctATATGTAGTCCATCCTACATTATTTATTCgttttatttggaaattttttagcCCATTTATTAGCGGCAAGTTTCGACAAAAACTCGTATATATTTCCAGTTTAGATGAATTACGCCAAGCATTGGGTCTATCAAAAATAAAGGTACCCGATAGCGTATGCGATTTCGACGAGCAATTATTTCGCAGTAAAGGCACCTCGTCTAGCTTTGTATACGGATACGGTGGAGGGAACAACAACATAGCAAAACAAATGGCCAACACAGTGCAGTTTGGCGCACCTCTCAAATTCATCGTATCCAATAGCCCATGTCTCAACTCCATACCACCAATAGTACGAAAATGCGTCGATTCTCTGTCCATCACAGGCATGATCGACACAGAGGGTATATTTCGCCGTTCAGGAAATCATTCCGAGATAATTGCATTAAAAGAGCGAGTTAATAGGGGAGAAGATGTGGACTTGTCAAATGTTAATGTTCACGTCATTGCTGGCTTGCTGAAAAGCTTCTTGCGGGATCTAAGTGAGCCACTACTTACATTCGAGTTGTACGATGACATCACTAGTTTCCTGG ATTGGCAAAAGGAGGAACGCTCTCGTAATGTGACGCAGCTTATTAGGGAAAAACTACCTGAAGAAAACTATGAGCTTTTTAAATACTTAGTCGAATTTCTAGTCCGC GTGATGGAATGTGAGGATCTAAACAAAATGACGTCGTCAAATTTAGCTATTGTATTCGGTCCGAACTTTTTATGGTCGAACAGGAACAACACCACCTTGGAGGATATCCGACCGATAAATGCATTTATTGATTTTGTATTGCAAAATCACAAGGACATTTATCTGATCGATGTCAATCAACGTCATACACCCATCGGCTGA
- the RhoGAP68F gene encoding rho GTPase-activating protein 68F isoform X2, whose amino-acid sequence MDITLGNVHTTSRLPGPAINPVVENSEEPQPSLSDLHDFEPKLEFDDTELLSPPPLQNVMVDDFVLAEDEDIEPAEIVNPLEDDFDQLREEQSEAIVSVKNRCDFLGTDKQGRHIFAIYASRFPEKSQMEKFICDVIKEIEPFVENDYILVYFHQGLREHSKPSAQLLWNSYKELDRNFRKNLKNLYVVHPTLFIRFIWKFFSPFISGKFRQKLVYISSLDELRQALGLSKIKVPDSVCDFDEQLFRSKGTSSSFVYGYGGGNNNIAKQMANTVQFGAPLKFIVSNSPCLNSIPPIVRKCVDSLSITGMIDTEGIFRRSGNHSEIIALKERVNRGEDVDLSNVNVHVIAGLLKSFLRDLSEPLLTFELYDDITSFLDWQKEERSRNVTQLIREKLPEENYELFKYLVEFLVRVMECEDLNKMTSSNLAIVFGPNFLWSNRNNTTLEDIRPINAFIDFVLQNHKDIYLIDVNQRHTPIG is encoded by the exons ATGGATATTACGTTAGGAAATGTCCATACAACCTCTCGCCTGCCTG GACCAGCAATAAATCCGGTGGTGGAAAACTCCGAAGAGCCTCAGCCGAGCTTGTCAGACTTGCATGATTTTGAACCTAAATTGGAGTTTGACGATACAGAATTACTATCGCCACCACCGTTGCAAA atGTTATGGTTGACGATTTCGTATTAGCGGAAG ACGAAGACATCGAGCCTGCAGAGATAGTGAATCCGCTAGAAGACGATTTCGATCAGTTAAGGGAG GAACAGTCGGAAGCTATTGTTAGCGTTAAAAACAGATGCGATTTTCTTGGCACTGACAAGCAGGGTAGGCatatatttgcaatttatgCATCACGGTTTCCTGAGAAATCTCAAATGGAAAAATTTATCTG TGATGTTATAAAAGAAATTGAACCATTTGTAGAGAATGATTATATTCTCGTATATTTTCATCAAGGTCTAAGGGAACATAGCAAACCATCGGCTCAATTGCTTTGGAATTCTTATAAAGAATTAGACcgcaattttcgaaaaaatctcaaaaatctATATGTAGTCCATCCTACATTATTTATTCgttttatttggaaattttttagcCCATTTATTAGCGGCAAGTTTCGACAAAAACTCGTATATATTTCCAGTTTAGATGAATTACGCCAAGCATTGGGTCTATCAAAAATAAAGGTACCCGATAGCGTATGCGATTTCGACGAGCAATTATTTCGCAGTAAAGGCACCTCGTCTAGCTTTGTATACGGATACGGTGGAGGGAACAACAACATAGCAAAACAAATGGCCAACACAGTGCAGTTTGGCGCACCTCTCAAATTCATCGTATCCAATAGCCCATGTCTCAACTCCATACCACCAATAGTACGAAAATGCGTCGATTCTCTGTCCATCACAGGCATGATCGACACAGAGGGTATATTTCGCCGTTCAGGAAATCATTCCGAGATAATTGCATTAAAAGAGCGAGTTAATAGGGGAGAAGATGTGGACTTGTCAAATGTTAATGTTCACGTCATTGCTGGCTTGCTGAAAAGCTTCTTGCGGGATCTAAGTGAGCCACTACTTACATTCGAGTTGTACGATGACATCACTAGTTTCCTGG ATTGGCAAAAGGAGGAACGCTCTCGTAATGTGACGCAGCTTATTAGGGAAAAACTACCTGAAGAAAACTATGAGCTTTTTAAATACTTAGTCGAATTTCTAGTCCGC GTGATGGAATGTGAGGATCTAAACAAAATGACGTCGTCAAATTTAGCTATTGTATTCGGTCCGAACTTTTTATGGTCGAACAGGAACAACACCACCTTGGAGGATATCCGACCGATAAATGCATTTATTGATTTTGTATTGCAAAATCACAAGGACATTTATCTGATCGATGTCAATCAACGTCATACACCCATCGGCTGA
- the eIF3l gene encoding eukaryotic translation initiation factor 3 subunit L: protein MYSGEDYGNADYYDDYGHTGDPQLDMEYERSYYASRMPDNVKFFLQNFCQAIKEGVLFDIQNMYENTFPQISDHHFDKSAWPEEQEVASIVDNDKVFLILYKELYYRHIHARIPGGPKLDQRINSFFNYCDFFNLIISSQNPVSLELPDIWLWELVDEFVYQFQNFAQYRARLTDKTQEEIQQLCVNHSNVWSILCILNVLHSLVDISNIKKQLEAISQGNDPQTVAGEFGELSFYKMLGYFSLVGLLRVHSLLGDYYQAIKVLEPIEIHKKSQYSHIPACQISTSYYVGFAYMMMRRYADAIRTFSEILLYIQRTKQLYSTRSYQNDQINKQAEQMYHLLAICLVLHPQCIDESIQQVLREKNYHDAMFKMQCGDLEVFKSFFIFACPRFVSPCPPAADAPMEDYVKDPMEHQLLVFMDEVRQQKDLPTTRSYLKLYTTLPLAKLASFIDSNASEDDVSKLLIRLLCFKHKMRNLVWTKGSSGLEGTFKSGSELDFYIDDDMIHIADTKISHRYGDFFVRKIMKFNDLNRKLKNIHI, encoded by the exons ATGTACAGCGGAGAAGATTATGGAAATGCT gATTACTATGACGATTATGGACACACCGGTGATCCGCAATTGGATATGGAATATGAACGTAGTTACTACGCCAGCCGAATGCCCGACAATGTAaagttttttcttcaaaacttcTGTCAAGCCATTAAAGAGGGTGTACTATTTgatatacaaaatatgtatgagAATACGTTTCCACAAATTAGTGACCATCACTTCGATAAAAGCGCTTGGCCTGAAGAACAAGAAGTAGCATCGATTGTAGATAACGATaaagttttcttaattttgtatAAGGAATTGTACTACCGTCACATTCACGCTCGTATACCCGGTGGTCCTAAGTTAGATCAACGcataaattcattttttaattattgcgaTTTCTTCAATCTCATAATTTCATCACAAAATCCAGTATCATTGGAGTTACCCGATATCTGGCTGTGGGAATTAGTTGATGAATTCGTATACCAATTCCAAAACTTTGCGCAATACAG AGCGCGTCTTACTGATAAGACACAGGAAGAGATTCAACAACTTTGCGTTAATCATAGTAATGTTTGGAGTATACTTTGCATATTGAACGTTCTGCACTCTCTGGTGGACATTTCAAACATTAAGAAACAGCTTGAAGCAATTTCTCAAGGAAACGATCCCCAAACTGTTGCTGGAGAGTTTGGTGAATTATCGTTTTATAAAATGTTGGGATATTTCTCTCTGGTAGGCCTTTTGCGCGTACATTCACTATTGGGAGATTATTATCAAGCCATTAAAGTACTGGAGCCAATCGAAATCCATAAAAAATCCCAGTATTCCCATATAcctgcatgccaaatttcaacTTCATACTATGTTGGATTCGCATACATGATGATGCGCCGATATGCTGATGCGATTCGAACTTTCTCTGAAATCCTCTTGTATATTCAACGCACCAAGCAGTTGTACAGCACTCGCTCCTATCAAAACGATCAAATTAATAAGCAAGCTGAACAAATGTACCACTTACTGGCAATTTGCCTGGTTTTACATCCACAATGCATTGATGAGTCAATTCAACAAGTTCTTCGTGAAAAGAATTATCATGATGCTATGTTCAAAATGCAATGTGGCGATTTGGAAGTATTTAAATCTTTCTTCATCTTCGCTTGTCCACGATTCGTTAGCCCATGCCCGCCCGCCGCCGATGCTCCGATGGAGGATTACGTTAAGGATCCCATGGAACATCAATTATTGGTGTTTATGGATGAAGTGCGCCAGCAAAAGGACTTACCTACAACACGCTCATATCTCAAACTGTACACAACATTACCATTAGCCAAGTTGGCCTCATTTATCGATTCAAACGCTAGTGAAGATGACGTTTCCAAACTTCTTATTCGTTTGCTTTGTTTTAAGCATAAAATGCGTAACTTGGTTTGGACCAAGGGTTCCAGTGGTTTAGAAGGCACTTTCAAATCTGGATCAGAG ttgGACTTCTATATTGATGATGATATGATCCATATAGCCGATACAAAAATTTCTCATCGTTATGGCGACTTCTTTGTCCGAAAAATAATGAAGTTTAATGATCTTAACCGTAAATTGAAGAACATCCACATTTAA
- the ND-SGDH gene encoding NADH dehydrogenase [ubiquinone] 1 beta subcomplex subunit 5, mitochondrial, with protein MVSWSNFSRPLTALSQYRNILQSPVCRNAVQQQIRKSGHDHHQFTIQPSRFQWNKFKDLLHFYVMIGLIPITGIVLYTNIFIGPAQLTEIPEGYEPKHWEYHKHPISRFIARYIYPSPQQEYEKALHHIYEENEKAMIRQLEKEVHEKMAERNDYKAYYYRPAIAKYHRISKEAADHLESIRGN; from the exons ATGGTGTCTTGGAGCAACTTCTCACGTCCATTGACGGCTTTATCACAATATCGGAACATTTTACAGTCACCAGTTTGCCGAAATG ccGTTCAGCAGCAGATACGGAAATCCGGACATGACCACCATCAGTTTACAATACAGCCTTCTCGATTCCAGTGGAACAAATTCAAAGATTTGTTGCACTTTTACGTTATGATCGGTCTTATTCCTATTACAGGAATTGTTTTGTATACCAACATTTTCATTGGCCCAGCTCAGCTGACCGAGATTCCAGAAGGCTACGAACCCAAACATTGGGAATATCATAAG CACCCAATTTCTCGCTTTATTGCTCGTTACATCTATCCTTCTCCACAACAAGAATACGAAAAAGCATTGCACCATATTTATGAAGAAAATGAGAAAGCTATGATAAG ACAACTTGAGAAAGAAGTGCATGAAAAAATGGCTGAACGCAACGATTACAAAGCCTATTATTACAGACCTGCCATCGCCAAATATCATAGAATTTCTAAAGAGGCTGCCGATCATTTGGAATCAATAagaggaaattaa
- the Atg12 gene encoding autophagy protein 12-like, whose protein sequence is MADIEDNSITEKDNSKICILLNATGNVPIIKKRKWTVDPNKTVSWIQKFIHQYLKLDANEQIFLYVNQTFAPAPDQIIKNLYECHGTNGKLVLYYCKNQAWG, encoded by the exons ATGGCAGATATAGAGGATAATTCCATAACTGAGAAAGACAATTCAAAGA tctGTATACTACTTAATGCTACAGGGAATGTTCCGATAATCAAAAAACGCAAGTGGACAGTAGATCCTAATAAAACTGTAAGTTGGATACAGAAGTTTATACaccaatatttaaaactagatGCAAATGAACAGATC tttctttatgTGAATCAGACATTTGCTCCTGCACCGgaccaaattataaaaaatctctATGAATGCCATGGAACTAATGGGAAACTTGTTCTTTATTATTGCAAGAACCAGGCTTGGGGTTGA